TTCCTGGGAAAACCCTATGTACTCGGGGCTTTGGGCGAAGGGCGTCTTGCGCGTTTTGATCAATACCCGCGTTACCGTACGGATGCATTTGATTGCGAAACCTACGTCACCACCATAGTGGCCATTGCGCTGGCCGACAATGCGCAGACTTTTCAACACTGCCTGAGAAATCTTCGCTACAGTCAGGGTCGATTGGGTTTTATCCATCGCAATCATTTTACCGGCTTGGACTGGAACCACAATAATCAACGTCAGGGTTACGTTAAAGACATCACGACCACCATTGTCGATGACAAAGGAAATCCGGTGTTTAAAACCGCGACCGCTTATATTGATAAACCCTCGTGGTATGGGCATTTTGGAGACGATCACATTCGTTTGCTTCACCCCTTACCGCACCAGAAACAGCAACGGCTTCATGAGTTACAAACCCTGGGAAACAAACTGCCGCGCACGGTGTCGAATCTGCCCTACCTGCCGTTTACAGCGTTGTTTGATGCCAAGGGCAAGGCTAACCAATACCTGTTCAAGCAGATTCCTGAGGCCGCCATCGTTGAAATCGTCAGACCCAATTGGAATTTACGCAAACAAATTGGCACCAACCTCAATGTATCGCACTTGGGCTTTGTCTTCTGGAAAAATGGAGAACCCATTTTCCGTCAAGCGTCTTCCCAATACGGCAAAGTGGTCGACGTGTCGCTAATTGACTACCTTTTACAGGCACAGAGCAGCCCGACAATAAAAGGCATCAACATCCAGGTCGTCCTTCCGTCAAAACCCTTGTCCAATGGTTGCCACGTCAGGAGCTGATTAAATCTGGAAATAAGTCCCGATGGCCATGGTGCGGTTGTAAGGCAGTTTATAAAATTCGATATTGAGGTTCACCGAGTAATTGCGCATCAGAAAGGCAAATAGTTTTTCCTGCCAATAAAAATTAAGCGATCGTTTCTCACGCGACGCCATGATATTGGGAATTTCCACCAGGTAAGTGGCATTATCCACATTCAGTTTAAACGGCAGAATCGCCTTCTCATTTAACGTTTCCAGCGCCTCGGGGATGGAAATGTTATCCATAAAGCCATAATTCAGTGTCAATTCATAAATGGTTTCATCGAGTTTATTGACTTCAAAACGGTGTTTAACGTAAATGTGCGGGCGATTACGCACGATATAATTAACTATCAGAATGTTTTGAGGAACGGACAGACTCAGTTTCAGGAAATGAAGAAAACTCCCCCCGCTTCGATCGTAAGTATCGGTAATAAAAATCGCTGTTAGACCGGGAAGTTTATTTAAGGTTTTATAATGCAATTGCTTCACTATTTTGGAAATGTCTTCTTTTGCCATGTAGTAATTGTTTTTTAAATACTGCAAGCCGTTATTCCAGGTAAACATAATGGTCGCAACAACCAGGGCAAAACCAATCGGCACCCATCCGCCGGTAATGAATTTGTGCGAGTTGGAGGCCAGAAACAGCAAATCAACGGACACGAACACCGAGAACACCACAAGCATCTTGATCATTGACCAATGCCAAACCTTGACCGACGCATACGCAACCATCAGGGTAACCATCAGCATGGTGAGGTTAACGGCGATGCCGTAAGCATGGGCAAGATTGGCGGAATTCTGGAAAATAACAATCAGCAGCAACGTCCCTATCATTAGGAAAAAATTAACCTGGGGTATGTAAATCTGCCCTGCATGCTCCTTGGAGGTTTGAACGATCTGCAGCTTGGGATAAAGCCCAAGCAACACCGCTTGCCGCGTCAATGAAAAGGTCGCGGTAATCAACGCCTGGGAAGCAATGATGGTGGCAATGGTTGAGATGATGAGCAGGGGGATAAAAAAACCGTCGGGCGCAAGATTGTAAAACGGGTTGTCAATGTCCTCAGGATGGGCCAGGAGATTGGCGCATTGGCCAAAATAATTCAGTAACAGGCAGGGCAAGGCAATCATGAACCAACTGGCACGGATAGGGTTTTTACCAAAATGACCGATGTCAGCATACATGGCCTCCCCTCCGGTCACCACCAGAAAAACACCGCCCAAAAGGAAAAATCCTTTCATGCCGTTTTCTCGAAAAAACTCAAATGCATAATACGGATTAACCGCTTTCAGCACCTCGGGATTATCCATAATTTTATTCACACCGAGGATGGCGATGGTCACAAACCAAATCAACAACAGGGGGCCGAAAGCAAAACCGATTTTGGATGTTCCTTTGTATTGCAGGGAAAATAAAGCGACTAGAATGAGGCAGGATAAAGGCACCACCCATTTTTCCAGTTGCGGCGACACGGTTTTTAAACCCTCGATGGAGCTGGTGACTGAAATAGCCGGCGTCAGCATCCCGTCCCCAATTAATAATCCGGCTCCAAAAATAGCGACGAGATAAAACAGGTGTTCGTGGCGGGCACGCTTGCGTTTCAAAAGGGCCAGCAAGGCCAGGATACCCCCTTCACCATCGTTGTCGGCACGCAGAACCACCGCCAGGTATTTGAGAGAAATCACAATGATCAGCGACCAGAAAACCAGGGATAAAACCCCCATAACATCGAGCTGATTGATGGGAAGTCCCCACAGGGTTTCACGAATGGCATACAAAGGGCTGGTTCCAATATCCCCAAATACCACCCCCAATGCCGCCAGGGTTAATTTGAATGAAAATTTTTTCTCTGCCATGCGCAAGACATCCATTGAGACGGCCTTTCACTATAACCAATGCTGATGGCCTTTCGTAGTCTGTTAAGCAGTTTTTTTATCTAATGCTTTAATTTACAATGGATTATTTCATCCATAACCTTGGCAACCGGCCCGTCAGCAGAAAATGAGGGCATTGATTGCGAAATAGGCAGGGATGCTTAATAATGAGGGATAGATCTGTAACAGGAGTAGGAATGTCATCCAAATACGCCGCCCGATACCTGGCTATATCAAGCCTGCTGCTGCCTTTGTCTTTGAGCGGCTGCTACAAACCACCCTACAATAATTTCAAACCTTATAATACCATGCCCAAATACACGGCCAAGGGAGCAACCTATGGTCTTATTGCCGGTACCGTGGCCAGTGCCGCCAGTTCAGCAGCCATCCCAGGGGGCATCGTGGTCGGCGGTATTGCGGGAGCAGCCACCAGTCTTTATAAGGAAACCAAACAAGCCATCGTCAACGATCTGAATGAACAGGACATTCAATTTGTTGAATACGGCGATACCATGACGTTAATTGTTCCTACCGACCGTTATTATGTCTTTGATACACCGGAATTGAACGATATCTGTTATCCGGCCCTGGTCAATATTGTGCGATTGCTTCGTTTATATCCAAATAGTACTATCTATGTTGCAGGGTTTACCGATAATATCGGTTCAAGGCGACATAAACAAAAGCTGTCGCAAGCCCGCGCCGAAGCCATGCTGACTTTTTTATGGGCCAATGGCATTCAAGCCCAGCGCCTGACGGCGGAAGGGTATGGCGACAAGTATGACGTTTCAGACAATAAAATCATTCATGGCAGCGCCCAGAACCGCCGTGTGGAAATACAATGGTTTAATGCGCCGATTGCGCGCCCCGCGCCCATGCCGGCCGTGGCCATGACAAAATAGTGCTCTACCGGAGCACCCAAAACCCAAAGCCTCAAGGATGCGAAGCTTGTAAGTGTTAAGGACAGGATTCTTCATTGGAGGTAATTATGAAATCCAGATTCATTGGCGGCATTCTTCTTGTTGTAGGCACATCCATTGGCGGCGGCATGTTGGCACTGCCGGTAGCTAATGCCGCGACCGGTTTCTGGCAATCAGCCTTCTTTCTTTTTTTATGTTGGGCGGTCATGACCTTGGGCGCTTTGTTTATCCTTGAAGCCAACCTCTATTTGCCCCGTGGAAAACACATGGTTTCCATGGCGGAGGCCACCCTGGGCAAAGCAGGGTTATTGGCTGCCTGGCTCAGCTACCTCTTTCTCCTGTATACCCTTTTATCCGCCTACATCTCAGGCGGGGCGGACATTTTTGCCAGCCTGTTTTCCCGTCTAGGACTGCATCTCAATGAATGGCAGGCCAGTTTATTATTTACCTTAGCCTTTGGGGCGGTGGTTTATGCCGGGATCCGCAGCGTCGATTTGCTCAACCGGGGCCTGATGTTCGGTAAACTGGGCGTGTATTTGATTCTGGTCGTCCTGATCGCGCCCCACATTCAATTAAATTACCTCGATGGCGGCAATTACCGTTACATTGCCGGTAGCATCAT
This Legionella sp. MW5194 DNA region includes the following protein-coding sequences:
- a CDS encoding N-acetylmuramoyl-L-alanine amidase-like domain-containing protein — encoded protein: MRKTCQTLLSCMITLTLGLSAFSAHAEATEEKQATATLKGLYHSLNHIPNFDMAQRLEKISGYFLGKPYVLGALGEGRLARFDQYPRYRTDAFDCETYVTTIVAIALADNAQTFQHCLRNLRYSQGRLGFIHRNHFTGLDWNHNNQRQGYVKDITTTIVDDKGNPVFKTATAYIDKPSWYGHFGDDHIRLLHPLPHQKQQRLHELQTLGNKLPRTVSNLPYLPFTALFDAKGKANQYLFKQIPEAAIVEIVRPNWNLRKQIGTNLNVSHLGFVFWKNGEPIFRQASSQYGKVVDVSLIDYLLQAQSSPTIKGINIQVVLPSKPLSNGCHVRS
- a CDS encoding potassium transporter Kup codes for the protein MAEKKFSFKLTLAALGVVFGDIGTSPLYAIRETLWGLPINQLDVMGVLSLVFWSLIIVISLKYLAVVLRADNDGEGGILALLALLKRKRARHEHLFYLVAIFGAGLLIGDGMLTPAISVTSSIEGLKTVSPQLEKWVVPLSCLILVALFSLQYKGTSKIGFAFGPLLLIWFVTIAILGVNKIMDNPEVLKAVNPYYAFEFFRENGMKGFFLLGGVFLVVTGGEAMYADIGHFGKNPIRASWFMIALPCLLLNYFGQCANLLAHPEDIDNPFYNLAPDGFFIPLLIISTIATIIASQALITATFSLTRQAVLLGLYPKLQIVQTSKEHAGQIYIPQVNFFLMIGTLLLIVIFQNSANLAHAYGIAVNLTMLMVTLMVAYASVKVWHWSMIKMLVVFSVFVSVDLLFLASNSHKFITGGWVPIGFALVVATIMFTWNNGLQYLKNNYYMAKEDISKIVKQLHYKTLNKLPGLTAIFITDTYDRSGGSFLHFLKLSLSVPQNILIVNYIVRNRPHIYVKHRFEVNKLDETIYELTLNYGFMDNISIPEALETLNEKAILPFKLNVDNATYLVEIPNIMASREKRSLNFYWQEKLFAFLMRNYSVNLNIEFYKLPYNRTMAIGTYFQI
- the cmpA gene encoding C-OmpA-like family protein CmpA — encoded protein: MSSKYAARYLAISSLLLPLSLSGCYKPPYNNFKPYNTMPKYTAKGATYGLIAGTVASAASSAAIPGGIVVGGIAGAATSLYKETKQAIVNDLNEQDIQFVEYGDTMTLIVPTDRYYVFDTPELNDICYPALVNIVRLLRLYPNSTIYVAGFTDNIGSRRHKQKLSQARAEAMLTFLWANGIQAQRLTAEGYGDKYDVSDNKIIHGSAQNRRVEIQWFNAPIARPAPMPAVAMTK